Proteins encoded within one genomic window of Halorussus salilacus:
- a CDS encoding metal-dependent hydrolase, giving the protein MMVGHAMVAFALATAAASRRWSPQRALSFGVVAAAFATVPDVDMAYAGVGLAQAGVGGVWELTSAFWGSSTLVHRAVTHSLVVGAVAAVAFAATASDRARVAAVPLGAALVGAAFVESGPLGAAIMGLFVLAGVGVAVVAAGTTDLGPRELLVAALVGLLSHPFGDVLTGEPPGFFYPFDLLAFDSRVVLLGDPTLNLLAVFGVELATIWVAGYVYLRANDERLLAHVDARAAVGAAYAIAALALPAPTMEVSYHFVFSILSVGIVGVAPQLHPSRSVLSAEWDETITWVLTGLGAVSIAALAYTGVYAFAA; this is encoded by the coding sequence ATGATGGTCGGCCACGCGATGGTCGCGTTCGCGCTGGCGACCGCCGCGGCGTCCCGGCGGTGGTCCCCGCAGCGAGCGCTTTCGTTCGGCGTCGTCGCGGCCGCGTTCGCCACGGTCCCCGACGTCGACATGGCCTATGCGGGCGTCGGCCTCGCGCAGGCCGGGGTCGGCGGCGTCTGGGAGCTGACGTCGGCGTTCTGGGGGAGTTCGACCCTCGTCCACCGCGCGGTGACCCACTCGCTGGTCGTCGGGGCGGTCGCCGCGGTCGCGTTCGCGGCGACCGCGAGCGACCGCGCCCGGGTCGCCGCGGTCCCGCTCGGGGCCGCGCTGGTGGGCGCGGCGTTCGTCGAGAGCGGCCCGCTCGGGGCCGCGATAATGGGGCTGTTCGTGCTCGCGGGGGTCGGCGTCGCCGTCGTCGCCGCGGGCACGACCGACCTCGGGCCGCGCGAACTGCTGGTCGCCGCGCTGGTCGGTCTGCTGAGCCACCCGTTCGGCGACGTTCTGACGGGCGAACCGCCGGGGTTCTTCTACCCCTTCGACCTGCTGGCGTTCGACTCGCGAGTCGTCCTGCTGGGCGACCCGACGCTCAATCTCCTCGCGGTGTTCGGGGTCGAACTCGCGACCATCTGGGTCGCGGGGTACGTCTACCTCCGGGCGAACGACGAGCGTCTCCTCGCGCACGTCGACGCGCGGGCGGCGGTCGGCGCGGCGTACGCCATCGCGGCGCTCGCGCTGCCCGCGCCCACGATGGAGGTCTCGTACCACTTCGTGTTCTCGATACTCTCGGTCGGTATCGTCGGGGTCGCGCCCCAGTTGCACCCCTCGCGGTCGGTGCTCTCGGCGGAGTGGGACGAGACGATAACGTGGGTGCTGACGGGGCTCGGGGCCGTCAGCATCGCCGCGCTCGCCTACACCGGAGTGTACGCGTTCGCGGCGTGA
- a CDS encoding dodecin → MVFKKITLIGTSPESFDEAADDAIDRAEATLDNIKWVEVDELGVELASVEDREYQAEVTVAFELEE, encoded by the coding sequence ATGGTCTTCAAGAAGATCACGCTCATCGGCACGAGCCCCGAGAGCTTCGACGAGGCGGCAGACGACGCCATCGACCGCGCGGAAGCGACGCTGGACAACATCAAGTGGGTCGAGGTCGACGAACTCGGCGTCGAACTCGCGAGCGTCGAGGACCGCGAGTATCAGGCAGAGGTCACGGTGGCGTTCGAACTGGAGGAGTAA
- a CDS encoding HesB/IscA family protein, with protein sequence MSTDTAPDADPTPKIEVTETAAEKALALLDSEDLDADEAGLRLFVQQGGCAGLSYGMRFDEAPEEDDTIYEHHELRVFVDPASLNYIEGSVVDFEEGLQGAGFHVENPNVVSECGCGESFRT encoded by the coding sequence ATGAGTACCGATACCGCCCCCGACGCCGACCCCACGCCCAAAATCGAGGTGACCGAGACCGCGGCCGAGAAGGCGCTCGCGCTCCTCGACAGCGAGGACCTCGACGCCGACGAGGCCGGACTCCGACTCTTCGTCCAGCAGGGCGGCTGTGCTGGCCTCTCCTACGGGATGCGATTCGACGAGGCACCGGAGGAGGACGACACCATCTACGAGCACCACGAGCTGCGGGTGTTCGTCGACCCCGCGAGCCTCAACTACATCGAGGGGAGCGTCGTCGACTTCGAGGAGGGCCTGCAGGGCGCGGGCTTCCACGTCGAGAATCCGAACGTGGTCAGCGAGTGCGGGTGCGGCGAGAGCTTTAGGACGTAG
- the hisD gene encoding histidinol dehydrogenase produces MNVRTVADLGPDDRRALFDRDAGVEAVRDDVRDIVSRVREEGDVAVREFCREFDGVEVGNLDVTDEAARAYEQLDDGTRAAIEDAAGNVREFHEAQLPGDWRREFSTGRELGRRFRPIERVGAYVPGGAAAYPSSALMSVIPAKVAGVEQVAVATPPADEMNPVTLAAIHAAGADRVYSVGGAQAIAAMAYGTETVDRAQKVVGPGNKWVTAAKAEVRGDVEIDFLAGPSELLVVADATANPAFVASDLLAQAEHDPNAAVALVTDDRDLAEAVAEEIDRQAEERDREDTIREALANDTGGLFVARSMSEAVLFAEEYAAEHLSIQADRDEELLDRIDSAGSVFLGPYTPVAAGDYASGTNHVLPTNGLAKLTGGLSVDTFLRSTTVQRLDRDALGDLEGTITTLAEAEGLEAHAESVRKRFGDGE; encoded by the coding sequence ATGAACGTTCGAACCGTAGCCGACCTCGGCCCCGACGACCGGCGGGCGCTATTCGACCGGGACGCCGGAGTCGAGGCCGTCCGCGACGACGTGCGCGACATCGTCTCCCGCGTGCGCGAGGAGGGCGACGTGGCGGTCAGGGAGTTCTGCCGGGAGTTCGACGGCGTCGAGGTCGGCAACCTCGACGTGACCGACGAGGCCGCGCGCGCCTACGAGCAGCTCGACGACGGGACTCGCGCGGCCATCGAGGACGCCGCCGGGAACGTCCGGGAGTTCCACGAGGCCCAGCTCCCGGGCGACTGGCGGCGGGAGTTCTCGACGGGCCGTGAACTCGGGCGGCGCTTCCGACCCATCGAGCGCGTCGGCGCGTACGTTCCGGGCGGCGCGGCGGCCTACCCCTCCAGCGCGCTGATGAGCGTGATACCGGCGAAGGTCGCTGGCGTCGAGCAGGTCGCGGTCGCGACCCCGCCCGCCGACGAGATGAACCCCGTCACGCTCGCGGCCATCCACGCCGCGGGCGCAGACAGGGTGTACAGCGTCGGCGGTGCGCAGGCCATCGCCGCGATGGCCTACGGCACCGAGACGGTCGATAGGGCTCAGAAGGTCGTCGGCCCCGGCAACAAGTGGGTCACCGCGGCCAAGGCCGAGGTGCGGGGCGACGTGGAGATCGACTTCCTCGCGGGACCCAGCGAACTGCTCGTGGTGGCCGACGCGACCGCGAATCCGGCGTTCGTCGCGTCGGACCTGCTCGCGCAGGCCGAACACGACCCGAACGCCGCGGTCGCGCTCGTGACCGACGACCGGGACCTCGCCGAGGCGGTCGCCGAGGAAATCGACCGGCAGGCAGAGGAACGCGACCGCGAGGACACCATCCGCGAGGCGCTCGCCAACGACACCGGCGGCCTGTTCGTCGCGCGGTCGATGAGCGAGGCCGTCCTGTTCGCCGAGGAGTACGCCGCCGAACACCTCTCGATTCAGGCCGACCGCGACGAGGAACTGCTCGACCGCATCGACTCGGCGGGGAGCGTCTTCCTCGGCCCCTACACCCCGGTTGCGGCGGGCGATTACGCCAGCGGGACGAACCACGTCCTCCCGACGAACGGCCTCGCGAAGCTCACGGGCGGGCTGTCGGTCGACACCTTCCTGCGCTCGACCACGGTCCAGCGGCTCGACCGCGACGCGCTCGGGGACCTCGAAGGGACCATCACCACGCTCGCGGAGGCCGAGGGACTGGAGGCCCACGCCGAGAGCGTCCGCAAGCGGTTCGGCGACGGTGAGTGA
- a CDS encoding extracellular catalytic domain type 1 short-chain-length polyhydroxyalkanoate depolymerase, protein MTRNPNDTTEGRFDENATRLNRRTLLKTMGVAAVGGSAAVGRAPTASAADGEYTSETYDGRTYKKYVPTGADGSTEIPLVVMLHGCTQSPDGFKDETRMNEVAEEETFVVIYPDQTTGAHYNECWQWFNDDNTTRGNGELALIKGMVDDVTDDHAIDDSRVYAAGFSAGGAFVPNLVVEYADVFAAGGVHSGLMYDVAETESEGTTTMSGCSSGPTAEEEGQHAYDRMESNGITRPVPTVVFHGTDDTTVDPCNGEQEAERATVTNDLALDGDGDGELDYAPDETTDGSGDSLSYTREEFADAEGTVWVEQWLVEGMGHAWSGGASGGSYTAPGGPDASQRIWEFFSRFTLGGPEDGDDGDDGGDDDDGDDNDAPTADASASPTDPDTGETVEFDASDSSDPDGSVDSYEWEFGDGATATGETATHSYDDSGEYTATLTVTDDAGATDTDSVTVTVGDGGFEGYCGTDDNYAHVEAGRAWTDGSYAYAEGSDENLGLYNTYETATLTETSEGYFETTDGC, encoded by the coding sequence ATGACACGAAACCCGAACGACACCACGGAAGGACGGTTCGACGAGAACGCGACGCGACTGAACCGACGAACGCTACTGAAGACGATGGGCGTCGCGGCGGTCGGCGGCTCCGCCGCCGTCGGCCGCGCGCCGACCGCGAGCGCCGCCGACGGCGAGTACACGTCCGAGACCTACGACGGTCGGACGTACAAGAAGTACGTCCCGACCGGGGCCGACGGCTCGACGGAGATTCCGCTGGTGGTGATGCTCCACGGCTGTACCCAGAGCCCCGACGGCTTCAAGGACGAGACGCGGATGAACGAGGTCGCCGAGGAGGAGACCTTCGTGGTCATCTACCCCGACCAGACCACCGGCGCGCACTACAACGAGTGCTGGCAGTGGTTCAACGACGACAACACCACCCGCGGGAACGGCGAACTCGCGCTGATCAAGGGGATGGTCGACGACGTGACGGACGACCACGCCATCGACGACTCGCGGGTCTACGCCGCCGGGTTCTCGGCGGGCGGGGCGTTCGTCCCGAACCTCGTCGTCGAGTACGCCGACGTGTTCGCGGCGGGCGGCGTCCACTCCGGACTGATGTACGACGTGGCCGAGACCGAGTCCGAGGGGACCACTACGATGTCGGGGTGTTCGTCGGGACCGACCGCCGAGGAGGAGGGCCAGCACGCCTACGACCGGATGGAGAGCAACGGCATCACCCGGCCGGTCCCGACCGTCGTGTTCCACGGCACCGACGACACCACGGTCGACCCGTGCAACGGCGAGCAGGAGGCCGAACGCGCGACCGTGACAAACGACCTCGCGCTCGACGGTGACGGCGACGGCGAGCTAGACTACGCCCCCGACGAGACCACCGACGGGTCGGGCGACAGCCTGAGCTACACCCGCGAGGAGTTCGCCGACGCCGAGGGGACCGTCTGGGTCGAGCAGTGGCTGGTCGAGGGCATGGGCCACGCGTGGTCCGGCGGCGCGTCCGGCGGGTCGTACACCGCGCCGGGCGGCCCCGACGCCAGCCAGCGTATCTGGGAGTTCTTCTCACGGTTCACGCTCGGCGGCCCCGAAGACGGCGACGATGGCGACGACGGCGGTGACGATGACGACGGTGACGACAACGACGCGCCCACCGCCGACGCGAGCGCGAGTCCGACCGACCCCGACACCGGCGAGACGGTCGAGTTCGACGCGTCGGACTCCTCGGACCCCGACGGCTCGGTCGACTCCTACGAGTGGGAGTTCGGCGACGGCGCTACAGCGACCGGCGAGACCGCCACCCACAGCTACGACGACTCGGGCGAGTACACCGCGACGCTCACTGTCACCGACGACGCGGGCGCGACCGACACCGACTCGGTGACCGTGACGGTCGGGGACGGCGGCTTCGAGGGCTACTGCGGCACCGACGACAACTACGCCCACGTCGAGGCCGGTCGGGCGTGGACCGACGGGAGCTACGCCTACGCCGAGGGCTCGGACGAGAACCTCGGCCTCTACAACACCTACGAGACTGCGACGCTGACCGAGACCTCCGAGGGCTACTTCGAGACGACCGACGGCTGTTGA
- a CDS encoding extracellular catalytic domain type 1 short-chain-length polyhydroxyalkanoate depolymerase, whose product MNCDRRTLIRSVGSAVGTATVLGSLGTAAASGSYTNHYYSGFDYWKYVPDGVGAGDPLVVMLHGCGQTADQFREETRMNEVADEEGFAVIYPDQYNARNGAMCWNWFYDSNTTRGNGEAEVIAGMTLETVEEEDLDPQRVYVAGLSAGGAMVPNLLAEYADVYAAGGVHSGLEYDAADTATGGTSAMTYGGPDPQAKGEDAYEAMEDYGITRPVPTIVFHGTDDTTVYPVNGHQAAEQATQTNDLALDGDDDGNVDYDADEVAERSSEDYDYTTYEYHDEDGDSLVEKWLVEGMDHAWSGGASGGEYTAPGGPDASRIVWDFFEGRTLD is encoded by the coding sequence ATGAACTGCGACAGACGCACGCTCATCAGATCGGTCGGGAGCGCGGTCGGGACGGCGACCGTCCTCGGTAGCCTCGGGACGGCCGCGGCGTCCGGGTCGTACACCAACCACTACTACAGCGGCTTCGACTACTGGAAGTACGTCCCCGACGGCGTCGGTGCCGGGGACCCGCTGGTGGTGATGCTCCACGGTTGCGGCCAGACCGCAGACCAGTTCCGCGAGGAGACGCGGATGAACGAGGTCGCCGACGAGGAGGGGTTCGCGGTCATCTACCCCGACCAGTACAACGCCCGGAACGGCGCGATGTGCTGGAACTGGTTCTACGACTCGAACACCACCCGCGGAAACGGCGAGGCCGAGGTTATCGCCGGGATGACCTTGGAGACGGTCGAAGAGGAGGACCTCGACCCCCAGCGGGTGTACGTCGCGGGGCTGTCGGCGGGCGGCGCGATGGTCCCGAACCTGCTCGCGGAGTACGCCGACGTGTACGCCGCGGGCGGGGTCCACTCTGGTCTGGAGTACGACGCGGCCGACACCGCGACCGGCGGCACGTCGGCGATGACCTACGGCGGTCCGGACCCGCAGGCGAAGGGCGAAGACGCCTACGAGGCCATGGAGGACTACGGCATCACGCGCCCGGTTCCGACCATCGTGTTCCACGGCACCGACGACACCACGGTCTACCCCGTGAACGGCCATCAGGCGGCCGAACAGGCCACCCAGACCAACGACCTCGCGCTCGACGGCGACGACGACGGGAACGTCGACTACGACGCCGACGAGGTCGCGGAGAGGTCCTCGGAGGACTACGACTACACGACTTACGAGTACCACGACGAGGACGGCGACTCGCTCGTCGAGAAGTGGCTGGTCGAGGGCATGGACCACGCGTGGTCCGGCGGCGCGTCTGGCGGCGAGTACACCGCGCCGGGCGGCCCGGACGCCAGCCGAATCGTCTGGGACTTCTTCGAGGGACGGACGCTCGACTGA
- the katG gene encoding catalase/peroxidase HPI — MTGSNQEWWPNRLNLRPLDQNARDDSPMDEDFDYAEEFRTLDLEEVKADLEAVMTTSEDWWPADYGHYGPLFIRMAWHSAGTYRTGDGRGGASGGRQRLAPINSWPDNANLDKARRLLWPVKQKYGRKLSWADLLILAGNVALESMGFETFGFAGGREDDFAPDEAADWGPEDEWEASERFDDEGELQEGLGATVMGLIYVNPEGPDGEPDPEASAENIRESFGRMAMNDEETAALIAGGHTFGKVHGADDPDEHVGPEPEAAPIEEQGLGWKSDHGSGKGADTITSGIEGPWNTTPTQWDMGYIDSLLNYNWWPEKGPGGAWQWTTQNGELDDAAPGVEDPSETEDVMMLTTDVALKRDPDYREILERFQENPREFQQAFAKAWYKLTHRDMGPPSRFLGPEVPDEEMLWQDPLPDADYDTIGDEEVGYLKGKLLDSDLSVSQLAKTAWAAASTYRDSDKRGGANGARIRLEPQRSWEVNEPEELETVLSTLEDIQENFNDSQSDATRVSLADLIVLGGNAAVEEAAKDAGYDVEVPFEPGRTDASQEQTDVESFEALKPKADGFRNYLGEEAERPAEEILVDRADLLDLTIDEMTVLVGGMRALNATYGDSDRGVFTDESETLTNDFFVNLLDMDYEWDAVSDDEDAFEVRDRETGEVEWEATRADLVFGSNSRLRAVADVYASDDAEEKFVRDFVDAWHKVMTLDRFDLE, encoded by the coding sequence ATGACCGGATCGAATCAGGAGTGGTGGCCGAATCGGTTGAACCTGCGGCCCCTCGACCAGAACGCCCGCGACGACAGCCCGATGGACGAGGACTTCGATTACGCCGAGGAGTTCCGCACGCTCGACCTCGAAGAGGTGAAGGCCGACCTCGAAGCGGTGATGACCACGTCGGAGGACTGGTGGCCCGCCGACTACGGCCACTACGGCCCGCTTTTCATCCGGATGGCGTGGCACAGCGCCGGAACCTACCGCACCGGTGACGGCCGGGGCGGCGCGTCGGGCGGCAGACAGCGACTCGCGCCCATCAACAGCTGGCCCGACAACGCGAACCTCGACAAGGCTCGCCGACTCCTCTGGCCGGTCAAGCAGAAGTACGGCCGCAAGCTCTCGTGGGCCGACCTGCTGATTCTGGCCGGGAACGTCGCTCTGGAGTCGATGGGCTTCGAGACGTTCGGCTTCGCTGGCGGGCGCGAGGACGACTTCGCGCCCGACGAGGCGGCCGACTGGGGGCCCGAGGACGAGTGGGAGGCCTCCGAGCGCTTCGACGACGAGGGCGAACTTCAGGAGGGTCTCGGTGCCACCGTGATGGGGCTCATCTACGTGAACCCCGAGGGACCCGACGGCGAACCCGACCCCGAAGCGTCGGCCGAGAACATCCGCGAGTCGTTCGGCCGGATGGCGATGAACGACGAGGAGACGGCCGCGCTCATCGCTGGCGGACACACGTTCGGGAAGGTCCACGGTGCCGACGACCCCGACGAACACGTCGGTCCCGAGCCCGAAGCCGCTCCCATCGAGGAGCAGGGCCTCGGCTGGAAGAGCGACCACGGCTCCGGGAAGGGTGCCGACACCATCACCAGCGGCATCGAGGGGCCGTGGAACACCACGCCGACCCAGTGGGACATGGGCTACATCGACAGCCTGCTGAACTACAACTGGTGGCCCGAGAAGGGTCCCGGCGGCGCGTGGCAGTGGACCACGCAGAACGGCGAACTCGACGACGCCGCGCCGGGCGTCGAGGACCCCTCGGAGACGGAGGACGTGATGATGCTGACGACCGACGTCGCGCTGAAGCGCGACCCGGACTACCGGGAGATTCTCGAACGCTTCCAGGAGAATCCCCGCGAGTTCCAGCAGGCCTTCGCGAAGGCTTGGTACAAGCTGACCCACCGCGACATGGGCCCGCCGTCCCGGTTCCTCGGTCCGGAGGTCCCCGACGAGGAGATGCTGTGGCAGGACCCGCTCCCCGACGCCGACTACGACACCATCGGCGATGAGGAGGTCGGCTACCTCAAGGGGAAGCTTCTCGATTCGGACCTGTCGGTCTCCCAGCTCGCCAAGACCGCGTGGGCCGCCGCCTCGACCTACCGCGACAGCGACAAGCGCGGCGGTGCGAACGGGGCCCGCATCCGGCTCGAACCCCAGCGGAGCTGGGAGGTCAACGAGCCCGAGGAGTTAGAGACGGTGCTCTCGACCCTCGAAGATATCCAGGAGAACTTCAACGACTCTCAATCCGACGCGACGAGGGTCTCGCTGGCCGACCTCATCGTGCTGGGCGGCAACGCCGCAGTCGAGGAGGCCGCGAAGGACGCCGGGTACGACGTAGAGGTCCCGTTCGAGCCGGGCCGAACCGACGCCTCTCAGGAGCAGACCGACGTCGAGTCCTTCGAGGCTCTCAAGCCGAAGGCCGACGGATTCCGTAACTACCTCGGCGAGGAGGCCGAGCGCCCGGCCGAGGAGATCCTCGTGGACAGAGCCGACCTGCTCGACCTGACGATAGACGAGATGACGGTCCTGGTCGGCGGCATGCGCGCGCTGAACGCGACCTACGGGGACTCCGACCGGGGCGTCTTCACCGACGAGTCGGAGACGCTCACCAACGACTTCTTCGTGAACCTGCTCGACATGGACTACGAGTGGGACGCGGTCTCGGACGACGAGGACGCCTTCGAGGTCCGCGACCGCGAGACGGGCGAGGTCGAGTGGGAGGCCACTCGCGCCGACCTCGTCTTCGGTTCGAACTCCCGGCTCCGGGCCGTCGCGGATGTCTACGCGTCCGACGACGCCGAGGAGAAGTTCGTGCGCGACTTCGTGGACGCGTGGCACAAGGTGATGACGCTCGACCGCTTCGACCTGGAGTGA
- a CDS encoding beta-alanine-activating enzyme beta-propeller domain-containing protein, which translates to MFQHDVGNTGYDSDIREPRERIRERWRFRTNRGVTSSPAVTDDAVFVGSEDGQLYALTPAGDERWRFRTGRPIRSSPAVIDGTVYVGSDDQRIRAITAENGGEKWSVRTEGVIRSSPVVADGTVYVGSDDGALYAIATEGGDEEWRFRTGRRIWGSPAVGDGTVYVGSLDTTVYALSAGSGEPRWRFDADGPVVSSPTVVDGSVYVGDSGGIVHALTTDRGDERWRFDAGEAVLVSPATDRGDVYLATTGGTVFALDAASGEERWRFRTNGPVASSPALTERTVFLGSDDGRLYAIDADAGEERWHLETEDAIRSSPAVVDGAIFVGGDGGHVHAIGEAERDPSEILNRELPDPSGLISEDSKLGTGVVEIDTENGTLEISSNRDRATVTAITGFLVADELRADESWEGTVEPASSRLEASTVTGSMRLEFMPGTFWGVALRAVRAIDLVVDGERVARGVTRVRYSTDEGVFESESLVAPGEALPSWPTVQFDSARTGSPPEMGLPTEGVTEQWRFSVDDIVRSSPAVANGTVYVMTGLTRDLYALATDTGDERWRFESGAVVGSSPTVAEGAVFTGSSDGAMFALAADSGTELWRFESGDHRIGSPSVADGTAYVGSVHGAVHALTVADGTERWRFETEDAVDTTPAVVEDTVYVGDLGGRVYAVARNGATERWHFDTRERVFSSPAVADGTVFVTDAGGAMTAVAADSGEKRWSVETNAPIYGSPTVTSESVFVGSDDGSIYAHDVETGDPRWRFETGAEVRSSPTVVGDTVLVGSRDGFVYALAAESGEERWQFSTNGAVEGSLAVVDGFAFFGSWDENVYAIG; encoded by the coding sequence ATGTTCCAGCACGACGTTGGAAACACGGGGTACGACTCGGACATCCGAGAACCGAGAGAGCGAATCCGGGAGCGCTGGCGTTTTCGAACGAACCGGGGGGTAACGAGCAGTCCGGCGGTAACCGACGACGCTGTGTTCGTCGGAAGCGAAGACGGACAGCTGTACGCCCTCACTCCGGCAGGTGATGAGCGGTGGCGGTTTCGAACCGGACGACCGATACGAAGTAGCCCCGCAGTTATCGACGGTACGGTTTACGTCGGAAGCGACGATCAGCGTATTCGCGCGATAACCGCCGAGAACGGCGGGGAAAAGTGGTCCGTCCGGACGGAGGGTGTGATCCGGAGTAGCCCGGTCGTAGCCGACGGAACCGTCTACGTCGGGAGCGACGACGGGGCGTTGTACGCGATAGCGACCGAGGGCGGCGACGAAGAGTGGCGCTTCCGAACCGGGCGGCGTATCTGGGGGAGTCCCGCAGTCGGCGACGGAACCGTCTACGTCGGGAGTCTCGACACGACGGTCTACGCGTTGTCGGCTGGCAGTGGCGAACCGAGGTGGCGATTCGACGCCGACGGTCCAGTCGTGAGTAGTCCGACCGTCGTCGATGGAAGCGTCTACGTCGGGGATTCGGGCGGTATCGTCCACGCGTTGACCACCGACCGCGGGGACGAGCGGTGGCGCTTCGACGCGGGGGAGGCCGTCCTGGTGAGCCCCGCGACCGACCGCGGAGACGTCTACCTCGCCACGACTGGCGGTACTGTGTTCGCACTCGACGCGGCGAGCGGGGAGGAGCGATGGCGGTTCCGGACGAATGGCCCCGTGGCGAGCAGTCCAGCGTTGACCGAACGCACGGTTTTCCTCGGAAGCGACGACGGCCGACTGTACGCAATCGACGCCGATGCTGGCGAGGAGCGGTGGCATCTCGAAACCGAGGACGCGATCCGAAGCAGTCCGGCAGTAGTCGATGGCGCGATATTCGTGGGAGGCGACGGCGGTCATGTCCACGCAATCGGTGAAGCAGAGAGGGACCCGTCGGAGATACTGAACCGGGAGCTACCGGATCCGTCCGGGCTCATCTCCGAGGACTCGAAACTCGGAACTGGGGTCGTCGAGATCGATACGGAGAATGGAACGCTGGAAATCTCCTCGAACCGCGACCGAGCGACAGTGACTGCTATCACCGGCTTCCTCGTCGCCGACGAGCTACGCGCCGACGAGTCGTGGGAGGGAACCGTCGAGCCCGCTTCGAGCCGCCTCGAAGCGTCAACTGTCACCGGCTCGATGAGGCTCGAATTCATGCCCGGGACCTTCTGGGGGGTTGCACTCCGAGCGGTACGAGCCATCGACCTCGTCGTGGACGGCGAGCGGGTCGCCCGAGGGGTGACTCGCGTCCGGTACTCGACCGACGAGGGTGTCTTCGAGTCGGAGTCACTGGTCGCTCCCGGAGAAGCGCTACCGTCTTGGCCGACCGTTCAGTTCGACAGTGCACGAACCGGTAGTCCTCCTGAAATGGGTCTCCCGACCGAGGGCGTTACGGAGCAATGGCGGTTCAGCGTAGACGACATCGTTCGTAGTAGCCCCGCTGTCGCAAACGGCACGGTGTACGTGATGACCGGGCTGACGAGGGACCTCTACGCACTGGCGACCGACACCGGCGACGAGCGGTGGCGGTTCGAATCGGGGGCTGTCGTCGGCAGCAGTCCAACGGTCGCCGAAGGTGCTGTCTTCACCGGCAGTAGCGACGGAGCGATGTTCGCGCTAGCGGCCGACAGCGGTACTGAACTGTGGCGGTTCGAGTCCGGAGACCACCGCATCGGTAGCCCCTCGGTTGCGGACGGGACGGCCTACGTCGGAAGCGTACACGGAGCCGTCCACGCGTTGACGGTCGCAGACGGGACCGAACGATGGCGGTTCGAGACCGAGGACGCGGTCGATACTACTCCGGCAGTGGTCGAAGACACCGTATACGTCGGTGATCTCGGCGGACGCGTCTATGCAGTAGCGCGAAACGGAGCGACCGAGAGATGGCACTTCGACACCCGAGAACGGGTGTTCAGTAGTCCTGCAGTCGCTGACGGAACGGTCTTCGTCACCGACGCCGGTGGAGCAATGACGGCAGTAGCGGCTGACAGCGGCGAAAAACGCTGGTCGGTCGAGACCAACGCACCGATCTACGGCAGTCCGACGGTGACGAGCGAGTCCGTCTTCGTCGGAAGCGATGACGGGTCGATCTACGCGCACGACGTCGAAACCGGGGACCCGCGTTGGCGCTTCGAGACGGGTGCGGAGGTTCGGAGCAGTCCGACCGTCGTCGGCGACACCGTCCTCGTCGGGAGCAGGGACGGATTCGTGTACGCGTTAGCGGCCGAGAGCGGGGAAGAGCGGTGGCAGTTCTCGACGAACGGAGCCGTCGAGGGAAGTCTCGCGGTCGTCGACGGATTCGCCTTCTTCGGCTCGTGGGACGAGAACGTCTACGCTATCGGATGA
- a CDS encoding DUF7344 domain-containing protein, with the protein MMNADSPDVSDGYAKEDGGISPKLDAALDLLSNHRRRYVLYALRRRGGAVTLEELAEQVASWEDDGADEKRVRAALYHNQLPRLESAGVVALDPETNVVRLTSNDGSPLSEYLDLAACEENVA; encoded by the coding sequence ATGATGAACGCGGACTCCCCGGACGTGTCCGACGGGTACGCGAAGGAGGACGGCGGCATCTCCCCCAAGCTAGACGCCGCGCTCGACCTCCTCTCGAACCACCGCCGACGGTACGTCCTCTACGCTCTCCGACGCCGAGGTGGTGCGGTGACCCTCGAAGAACTCGCCGAGCAGGTCGCTTCGTGGGAGGACGACGGTGCCGACGAGAAACGCGTTCGCGCGGCCCTCTACCACAACCAGCTTCCCCGCCTGGAGAGCGCTGGCGTCGTCGCGCTCGACCCCGAGACGAACGTCGTCCGACTCACGTCGAACGACGGGTCGCCCCTCTCGGAGTACCTCGACCTCGCCGCCTGCGAGGAGAACGTCGCCTGA